The genomic DNA GTTCTATTTTCGTCGTAGTGCTAGTCTAGAGTTCCGTAGAGATAGTGGCTGGAACAGGATTTTGTATTGTAAAGTTTCAGCTCTTGATCTATTTAGCTACATGTCCTAGATGCTTTGGTTGAGAGCTCAAGGTTCATACAGCTGTCCATTGTTCCTTTCATTATGCTCTGGTGGAGTGAGTGTTTATGACTTATCTGGATATACAGTGCTCAACGTTTGTCAGGGTAGTAGAATGGCAATGTCTCGTTTCCAAGCTTAATGAGTTGTCTTCTGCACACCCAAAGTGATAGTGCATgcaacatactccctccatcctaaaatAAGTGTTGttttagcattcaaattttgtcccacaaagagtgttgttttagcttgtaatgagatCCATTTAATTAAAGCAATGCCAAGTACCAAGAAAACATTGTATTGGAAACACATGGAGCGAAGCAAATACTTAGTAGATGTTACTTTTCTAGTTCcaatgcatatgcattcattGAGGATCCAGAAAAACAAATTAATAACATGGTTTTCAATCACAACTGTTACAAGTAATTAGGGGTAACGAAGTCATTTCTTAGGATGAGTAATGTGTCTGAATTTTTCTAAAACAACACTTATTTTGGGATGTAGGGTGTATTTCTTATTACTATTGAGCTGCAAGTTGGAAGTTAATATTAGGGTATAATTTGGATCTTGGACGTGCTATGGTGCGGAAACCAACCTTGCCCTGAAGGTCTTAAGCATGCTTAGTTTTGACAGTTTTTTGTAAACAACAGCCAAATAAATAGCTTACATTATTAATTAGTGCATTGCCAGTCAAAATAAGGAaatagttgtgttttcaaggCCATAGAATACTCTTATATTCTGTAAAAGCGGCTCATATTGTTGTTGGCTTTGTAATTAAGACAGTACATTTCAATTTTCTTAGAAGTTTAAGATTACATTAGAATTACATTTTGATTTTCTTAGCAGTGTAAGATTACAGTAGAATACATTTCTATTTTTCTTATAGCAGTGTAAGATGTATTTTTCTTTATCCTGACTTCAGCCGGAATCTTTTCCATTTCTGTTGCTTGACTCATTGAATATTTGTTTCAGATCACATACCACTTTTTCCACTGGAAGAAGGGGACTCCGTTTGCTGATGACCAAGGGATGTATAACACATTGACATGGTGGGAACAAATGGATAATGGCAAACAGCTTACTCGCAACAGAAAATTTTTGACTGCGGTTCCTGTTGTTCTGTAAGTGTTTATCTCTTGCTAATGTATTTCCGTTTATACATGAAATCTCTAGGATACTGTTATTGCATGTAATTATAGCATGGATAAATGTATGCTTGAAACATATTCTTtaaaaaaatagtttttttaaaaaaaataaaaaatataggcCAGTGCTTCACAATTATCACCTATGTTGATGGTTTTTAATGGCGGTGTTGTGCTATACATTGTATGGATGGATCATCATTTTTTAAGTTGATAAATGGTTTCAAATGAAGTTATATTTTATTATTGTTTGAGGTAATTTGTTGTGGTCTCTTGTGCTATGCAAGTGAATTTTCTTCAAATCTTGATTTCCACTTTCCAGTCTTCGGGGCATTATTTTCCCTGAAGGGGCATCATTCTCATTAGATAATTGGTTTCAAACTTCTACACATGGATATCAGAAAAGCGCTTTCTGAAGAACATATATTTTGGGCGAAATCTATGCATATGTGACCTGGGAGAATTAGAATTGCTTAAAAAAGGCTGCCACGAACTGATTGTGCCATCTACTTGAATCTTGGACAAAATCTATGAATGTGTGCCATGTTGTTAGTGTAGTGCAGCTACCAACCCGCTACACCCTAATGCCCGTCCGTTATTAGTGTAGATATGCCTTGTTTCTATTCACTTTCTATTAAACAAACAGGCCTTGCAGTAATTTGTTCGTTAAAAGAGGTTTAGCTCCTTAGCTTCAATTCAACATTGGGTTTTGGGATGGCCAAAATGTATTGTATCCGCCGTATGGAAGACAGTTAAGGCTCATTATTACTCTCCTAGAAGACAAATGTCAGCTCTTATCAACTCTAGCCCGTTTTAAAAAAATGAGATAACATGCATTTCATTTTGATTGCATAAATGCCTTTACCAGTGCAGTGATATACTGTTTTTTTTAATGTCCAATTGTGATGTGTTTTGCACTCAAATATTGTGTAGAGAGATAAGATTCACATGAGTCCCCTTGAGATAGGAGATTTGAGGAGCTTAGGACACTAAATAGAGTGGCAATTCAGAATTTGGCACTGTCTCACTGACTTGTGGCGCCTGACCCCACTATTATCGAGACATAAGAGTGTTAAGTTCAACATAGTGCAGAATTTTTATGGTGTTCAATTCCCTTGCTGGAGTGACCCAACCTGCATGTGAAAGTTATTGTCTATAAAAGAATGTTATGTAACTTTAAATAATACATGAACTGGCAGTTTCCATCGTGTTCCAGTCAATTGATTGGCTGGCCAACCCTTTAATCCCCCCCCCCCTATTGTCTAATTTGATATGTCATTGTAGACTGCAGCACTAATATAGAGATAATTGCTCTGTTCTTTGGCAGGTACTTGATAGCTTCCCACACCACGGACTATCAACATCCTATGCTCTTCCTCAACACCCTAGCAGTCACTGTGCTGGTTGTTGCCAAGCTACCAAACATGCACAAAGTTCGGATTTTTGGAATCAATGCCGGCAGCTAAGGAGCAGTGTCTCTCGGTTGATACATGTACAtgtcatgtttgatttggattacGGGATGTGTTGAGCCTAGTTCTTTATTGAATCACCGGAGTACGTGAGTAGTGCTTGAGAGCTGTTCGTAGATGACATGTAATCATTGTACAGAGAAATGCTATGAAGGCTGGAACGATGATGCTTTTCTGCAACTAGTGAACAAAGGTTCTGTAGACTCGTAATATCGCTATACGTTCTCTAGCAAGAATTTGGCAATTGATACATGTACAGTTTTGCTCTTTTGTCAAGAGGCAATAATCAATCGTTATCTGACAAAATAATGGCAAATAGTTCTTCTAGGGGTAGCTCTGTGTTTTATTAAAGAGTCATGTATGATGAAAGTAGTTATGAATCTAGTAGAAACAACTTTATGTTACAAAACTATTTAGACTTTAGCTGCTGATTGATACAAATAAAAAAGATGACGTCGGACAAGCATAAAAAAAGATTTGCTTTTGTGATTGAAGGGGTCGAGGGGCCGGGGTGTGAAATTGCTGGTTACCCTTTGAGGATTAATTGAAGGTTGCTTCGTACACATGCTGATTAGGAGAAAAGAATCTCGATCGCAATATaatgtttgaattttgaaacgaaCCAGCACGAGGATATGTCAATATAATGTCTGAATCTGATGCCTCAGTCTCTCAATTGAATTCCGATACAAATGCAGCTACCACAGGGTGACAGGATGTTTCTTATGCCCCGCAAGATAATGAAGTGCTAAATTTCCTTCTTCATGTCAAATTtcataaataataaatatataaaagtTAAATAAATAAATCCGTATAAGAGAATAATGGTCAAAGAATACATGTAAAACTTTTTTAGATTCTAATACGTCTATCTAGTAAAAAGTGAGGAAGAAGTACATGACAGATCACCATAATAGTACTACCAATTCAGAGTAGCCTCCtgatcaaaaaaaataaaaatcagaGTAGCCTCAGCCATGTTTTTGCCGGGACAATAATAATAATTTAACACGAATCCTGTCGTGTGCTCGGTAATTAGCTAGG from Panicum virgatum strain AP13 chromosome 7N, P.virgatum_v5, whole genome shotgun sequence includes the following:
- the LOC120682812 gene encoding ORM1-like protein 3 produces the protein MAKLYMQAVPPPDLNRNTEWFMYPGVWTTYILILFFSWILVLSVFGCAPGTAWTLVNLGHFAITYHFFHWKKGTPFADDQGMYNTLTWWEQMDNGKQLTRNRKFLTAVPVVLYLIASHTTDYQHPMLFLNTLAVTVLVVAKLPNMHKVRIFGINAGS